The following DNA comes from Candidatus Aegiribacteria sp..
TATTAAATTAAACTGCTTTAGTGAAGTGATGAGTTCGACTATGGTTACGTTAGAATACTCCTAATCTCTGTATCAAAATCATAATCGGGTAAAAATCTTTCGGCGGCAGCATGTACTCCCTGGCAGCTGAGATTCAGTATTCTTCCGGAATCAACAAGGCTCATACCCATGACATTTATAAACATATAGCAGACGAGTTCTCTTGCTTCGGCCACCGATTTTGAACGCCCTTTTGAAGTGAGTGCAGTTCTAGGAATTCTCCATTTGTTTGCAGCGTATTCAAGGATTTTAATAACAGAATCATGTTCGAATTCACGATCTCTTAGTTGACCTTTCCTCACGCGACTGATTTTATCGTAGATTTCTCGAGCATAGTCAATATTTCCTAGTACTCTATACTGAGAATATCCCCCGATTTCCTCTTCTTCTGATTCATCCAGACTAAGTAACCCATTAGCACCTAGGAGAAATGATCCGTCATTGAATCTTCCGTCCTGATAGATAATTTCTTCAGATTCTTCGATGAATTGCGTGTATTGTCTAATTTTGTTCATTTTATTAGAAGAAAACGCATTCAGTACCTGGCGAGTTTCCTGCCATGGATAGTAACCAGGATAAACTAATCCTGGATGACCTGTCCACGGGTACCTTTTAAGCGTCTCATAATCACTTACTATCGATGCTTCAAGTGGATTTACATGAATGTAGCGCACTAGTTTAAGAAGGTATACCTCAGCCTGGACGAGAATCGATTTGTAGCGATTCTGGAAAAGATGTCCTACTCGATTGTATTTCTTGTTAAAATAGTTAGCATGACCGGTTAGAAGTTTCTGCATGAATTTCGAAAGGGGTATATTTTTTGTTTTAATAAGCAGGTGTATATGGTTGGGCATCAATGCCCATGCATATATTGCTACTCCAGTTTCAGCGACACACTTCTCGATCCTTGCTACAAACCGTGCTCTGTCGTTATCATCTTTGAATATGGTACTCTTCTCGATACCCCTTGCCATTACATGGTGTACCGCGCTTTTCCAATCCAACCTTCTTGATCTTCCCATAGTACTAATAGTGTACTCACATTTCTAGGATGTTTCAAGTGTTAAAAATCGTTATTGAAATATATCAATATAAATTAGCTTTCATAGTAGATATATTTTAATATTGGAGAATTTCTGGACTAGCTGGTTGAAGAAGTGTGGTACGTCCCCTAAATGAAGTCAGATAAATACATCAATGAGTTGAATAATATTGCGTTTGGTTTGTGGCCGACGATTGTTTCGGCTTGCTCCATTAAAATCCGTGCCTGGAATACAAGATTTCTTTTCTTATTCCTGTCCTTTACAAATTCTGCCTGTCTGGATAAAAACCTTGCTCGCCCCGTGAGTACGCCTATCTGCGCCGCATCATCAAGCATCATATCCGATGCTCCCGCCAGAAGCGCTCCTCCATGGGAAGCGAATCTCGCAAGCTGACCGCTATACATTTCAGATAATGACCGTCCATCAGGAACATTCGTTTCAACCCCATCAGCACAATTAGCTTCCAGTGACAATCCTGCAAGCATTCCCCCTGCTCCAACAGCTTTAACGGCTTCAGCAACCAATCTTGATGAATGCCTGCCGCCATTACCGGCTATGTACTCTACCGCCAGCGCAATTAGCCCGTCACCGGCCAGGATTGCAAGAGTGTCATCCCTTTCGTCCAGTAATTGCGGCAATCCATGAAACAACCCATCAAAATCACTCACTTCAAGATGAACAGTGATCCCGGCACGAAGCATGAGAGCAGTAACTGCAACAGGCATTCCAGTATTATCGGTCGAGCCGCACCATCTTGATGAAGCACAGGAAAGCAAACTTAATTCAAGATAGTAATTGTGCTCAACGCATGAATGCAGGGCATTCTGAAAGGTTACTGGCATGTTCTGCGCGGACTTACTGATAATGACCCGTGTAGTATCTTCAAGTTCCTGTTTAAGCTTATCCAGCACGGTTACTTGATTTCTCTTTCAGAAGTAAGCTCTACCAGTCTTTTACCGAACTCATCCAATACAATAGCTTCTTCGAGTATCCCGTCATGGGCAATACTGAAATTGCCGTTTTCCTCGCTCACTACAACGGCTATAGCATCAGATACTTCGGTTATTCCTATGGCTGCCCTGTGGCGGGTTCCAAGGGCCGGCCTTGGTCTGTTCGCTCTGGATCTTCCAAAAAATGTTTTGCGGGAAAGCGGGAGAATTGCCCTGGCTCCGACTATTCGCCCGTTACTTATAATGATAGCACCATCATGGAGAACTCCAGGTGGTTGAAGCAGAGAAGCAACGACAGGAGGATTGATCCTGAGTTTATCAAGCATGACAGGATCACCGTAAACGTTCTCGAGAGATTCTTCCCTCTCCATTACAAAAAGTCCGCCAAGCCGTAATTTCCTCAATAAAACGCAGGATTCAACAATAGATTCAATTTCGCTCCGCTCAATGATATCAGCATGTCCAT
Coding sequences within:
- a CDS encoding diadenylate cyclase, with amino-acid sequence MMIQPLGHSIISGFWLAQLANIVIIAVLVRLLLKYLWRTPAMPVILMFMIIILFANILGGLGFFTFSYLLQQLTPILFIAVVVIFHEEIKDLLGTMGRNLRRFYGHADIIERSEIESIVESCVLLRKLRLGGLFVMEREESLENVYGDPVMLDKLRINPPVVASLLQPPGVLHDGAIIISNGRIVGARAILPLSRKTFFGRSRANRPRPALGTRHRAAIGITEVSDAIAVVVSEENGNFSIAHDGILEEAIVLDEFGKRLVELTSEREIK
- a CDS encoding transposase, which produces MDWKSAVHHVMARGIEKSTIFKDDNDRARFVARIEKCVAETGVAIYAWALMPNHIHLLIKTKNIPLSKFMQKLLTGHANYFNKKYNRVGHLFQNRYKSILVQAEVYLLKLVRYIHVNPLEASIVSDYETLKRYPWTGHPGLVYPGYYPWQETRQVLNAFSSNKMNKIRQYTQFIEESEEIIYQDGRFNDGSFLLGANGLLSLDESEEEEIGGYSQYRVLGNIDYAREIYDKISRVRKGQLRDREFEHDSVIKILEYAANKWRIPRTALTSKGRSKSVAEARELVCYMFINVMGMSLVDSGRILNLSCQGVHAAAERFLPDYDFDTEIRSILT